The nucleotide window CGCCGCACTGTCCCAGATTGAACGTCAGTTTGGTAAAGGTTCCGTGATGCGTATGGGCGATCGCAAGCGCGAGCGCATGCCATCCATTTCCACCGGTTCCCTGGGGCTGGATATCGCACTGGGCATTGGCGGCCTGCCGAAAGGCCGTATCGTGGAAATCTACGGCCCGGAATCTTCTGGTAAAACCACCCTCACCCTGAGCGTGATTGCCCAGGCGCAGAAAAAAGGCGCCACCTGTGCGTTCGTGGATGCAGAGCACGCGCTGGACCCGGACTACGCCGAGAAGCTGGGCGTGAATGTGGATGATCTGATTGTTTCCCAGCCAGACACGGGTGAACAGGCACTGGAAATCACCGACATGCTGGTACGTTCCGGAGCTGTCGACGTGGTGATTGTTGACTCTGTGGCCGCCCTGGTGCCGAAAGCCGAAATCGAAGGCGAAATGGGTGACGCACACGTGGGTCTGCAGGCCCGTCTGATGAGCCAGGCGCTGCGCAAGATTACCGGTAACGTGAAAAACGCCAATACGCTGGTGGTGTTCATTAACCAGATTCGTATGAAGATTGGTGTGATGTTCGGTAACCCGGAAACCACCACCGGTGGTAATGCGCTGAAATTCTACTCTTCCGTTCGCCTGGATATCCGTCGTATCGGTGCGGTCAAGCAGGGTGACGAAGTGACCGGGAACGAAACCCGGGTCAAGGTCGTCAAGAACAAGGTATCTCCGCCTTTCCGTCAGGCCGAGTTCCAGATTCTGTACGGCCAGGGCATCAATCAGCTGGGTGAAGTGCTGGATCTGGGTGTACAGCAGGGACTGGTGGATAAATCTGGCGCGTGGTACGCCTACAAGGGCGACAAGATCGGCCAGGGCAAGCAGAACGCCTGCGACTACCTGCGTGAAAATCCGGCCATCGCCGAGGAAATCGAGACGGAGATCCGTGCTCGCCTGTTGCCGGACCCGAATGCGGAAGCACCGCTGGAAGAGGAAGTGTCGGCGGGCGATGAGTGAACCGCTGAGTGAATCCGAGCTGCGTCAGCGGGCTGTCAGCCTGTTGGCGCGCCGGGATCACGCCCGTCGCGAACTGGAAACCAAGCTGCGCAGTAAAGTGGGTGATCACCCTGCACTGGCGGCCGTGATCGAGTGGTGCGAAGAACATGGCTTCATCGATGACCGGCGCTTTGCCGGTTTTTTTGTGCGCTCACGCATTGAGCGCGGCCATGGGCCGCTGCGTATCCGCCAGGAGATGCAGCTCAAAGGCGTGGATCGCGAGCTGATTGAACGGGCGATCAGTGAAGCCGGAGATGATGATGGCGTGGACTGGTTTGCGCTGGCGCGAGAAACCCGTGCCCGTCGCTTCCGCTCCCTGCCTCAGGACCAGAAAGAAAAAGCCCGACAGTTACGTTTTCTGCAAAGCCGTGGTTTCGATGCCGAACAGAGTTTCGCGGCGCTGGATATCCCCGAAGAGGAGTAGCCAATTCCTCTTTCCAAAAGCAGGTTTGACACCAGTGTCACCGAAGTAAGGCAGGGGAGGCCCCTCGGCAAGTACTGTGCTGTTGCCGCCTTGGTAGAGTCTTTTTCCATACTCGAGGTAACAGGCGCCGGGGGCAAGGTGTGTGGTTTCTGCGTCGGGCGTCTGGCTTTCTGCATACTGCGTTAACTAATCAGAACTCTTCCTCTGACAACCGCTGCATGTCCTTCATGCGTCCGCTGAGTTTGCTGTAAAGCGCGAAGTCATCTTCGGCACCTTTCAACGCATATTCCATCTGCTGCAGCGCCTTGCCGCTGTTGCCGCGCAGGAAATGGGTTTCTGCCCGGGCATGCAGGGCTCTTACCCGGTCACCGCTGTTACCGTAGGCATCCGCGACCAGATCCCAGATATGGGGATCTGAAGGGCGTTTGTTGAGGAGGGGGGAGAGCACCGGTAGAGCCATGGCCGGCTGTTTGCTGCGCAAGTAGGCCTTGCTGAGCAGGATGGAGGCAGCGTAGTCATCCGGTGATACTTTGAGCACCCGTTTAGCCTCTTCAATGGCGCGGGGGTAGTTCTCCTCATCCACTGCCACCTCGACCAGACCGAGTCGAAACCACAGCTCATCCGGATACTGGTCAGCCAGTTGTTCCATCAGTGACCGGGCCAGATCGTATTGATTGGCGCGCAGATGGCTAAGTGCAAGGCCATAGCGTGCGGCCTGCAGGGCCAGTGCGCTGCGTTCATTGCGGTAGCGTTCGAAGTAGGCGATGGCCTGGTCATCTCCCTGGATAAAGGCAGCCCGAAGCCTGGCCTGAACCAGCAGGTAGTGTGGCGAAATACTCATGGGAGGCGAGGGCAGGTTCCGGGCCCGGGCCCGACTGTCTGCGATCCGGCTTTCGGTGACGGGGTGAGTAAGCAGAAATTCCAGAGGATCGCCTGCGAACTGCTGCTCATTGAGCATACGCTCGAAGAATCGTGGCATGGCGTCCGGGTCCATACCTGCCGAGGCCAGGGTCTGCATACCCACCCGATCGGCTTCGCGCTCGTTCTGGCGTGAGTAGGCCAGCTGAGCCTGGATGGCGCCGGCCTGGGTGGCGGCCATGCCCGCCATACCCGCTTCTCCCTCACCGGCAATGGCAACCGCAAGGCTCGCGAGCATGGCAGCCAGCACAGCGGTGTTGACCTTTTTTGCGTCCAGGTAGCGACGGGCGAAATGCCGCTGGCTGACGTGAGCGATTTCGTGGGCTACTACGCCGCCCACCTCGGATTCATCCTCCGCATTGAGGAACAGGCCCGCATTGAGGCCAATGACCCCGCCCGGAACGGCAAACGCGTTGATCTCGCGGCTGTTAATGACCACGATATCCAGTTCTGGCTCTTTCAAGTCGCTGAATGAGGCGAGCTTATAGACCAGGCTTTCCACATATTCCTGAATTAAGGGGTCGGACATGATCGAGGTCTGCCCACGCAGCTGCCGCAGCCATGCCCGACCCAGCCGGTATTCCTGATCCGCAGACATCAGTGCCGAGGTGGGATCGCCAAGCACGGGCAGATCGTCATTGGCACTGACCGGATTGCCGGCCAGACAGCAAAGCAAAAGTAATGCGCGAGGTAGCAACTTCAATCAGTACTCCATGTCGAATGGGCGGGCATGTGACTATAATGCCGTCAGGCAGACAATCAATGAAACCCTGTGCATGACTGACCCATTAATCGATCTTCAAATAGATGCTTCTGACCTGCAATGTCCGATGCCGCTACTCAAGACCCGTCAGGCTCTCAGACACCTTAATCCTGGCCAGGTTCTTGAGGTGATCGCGACGGATGCCTCGTCGGCGCAGGATATCCCTGCCTATTTGAGACAGTCTTGCCACCAACTGGTTCGTTGTGACGAACAACCCGGGCGATGGTGCTTTCTGATTCGCCGCGGAGAAAGGGAGAGCTGATGGTACGTATTCTGAGGCACTGGATGGACCAGTACTTCTCTGACGAGGAGGCGGTCTACCTGTTGGTGGTACTGCTGACTGTGGGCCTGGTCATCGCCTTTCTGGGCGGTATGTTGGCGCCGGTACTGGCGGCGATGGTGATTGCCTATCTGATGCAGGGGCTGGTGGCTGCGCTGGAGCGTCGTGGCATGGGCAGAATGCTGGCGGTGGGGTCTGTGTTTACCCTGTTTCTGGGGGTTCTGATTGCGACCCTGGTGGTGCTGTTGCCCATGGTCTGGCGGCAGACTGTGCTGCTAGTACGCGACCAGCTGCCTTATTTCCTGAAAAGCGGTGAAGCCTGGCTGCGGGAGCTTCCCAGCCGTTATCCGGAAATCGTTTCCATCGAGCAAGTCGATTCCATTGTGGCGGTGATCCAGAGGGAAGTGGCTGTTGTCGGGCAGGGGGTGCTGACCTTGTCGCTGTCATCGATACCCAGCCTGGTTGAAGTGATGGTATTCCTGGTGCTGTTACCGCTCCTGGTGTTCTTTTTCCTCAAGGACAAGGATGCCATCGTGGGCTGGCTGATGCGCTTCTTGCCGGATCGTCGCCGGGTACTGTCACACGTCTGGCAGGAAATGGACGGCCAGATTGCCAACTATGTGCGCGGCAAGGCCGCCGAGATCGTGCTGGTTGGCAGTGTGACCTTTGTGGCGTTCATGCTGTTCGGGTTGAATTACGCGGTATTGCTCAGTGTGTTGGTCGGGCTCTCGGTGGTGGTTCCCTATATCGGTGCCACCGTGGTGACGTTGCCGGTGGCGGCAGTGGCCTATGTCCAGTTTGGCTGGAGCGGTGATTTTGCTCTGGTGATGGTGGTTTACGGGGTGATCCAGTTTATTGACGGCAATATTCTGGTGCCGTTGCTGTTCTCCGAGGCGGTGAACCTGCATCCGGTAGCCATCATTACGGCGATTCTGCTGTTTGGCGGTCTGTGGGGGTTGTGGGGCGTTTTTTTCGCCATCCCGCTGGCCACCCTGATCAAGGCGGTGATCAACGCCTGGCCCGGACAGGGAGATTATTCAGTTGAGGTTTCGGAAGAGTCCGTAGAACCATGATCAAAAAAGGGGCGCATCTGCGCCCCTTCCTGCGTGTGGCCAACGAGCCTAGATCCCCAGCTCGTCCAGTTCGGCGAGCAAGTCTTCGTGGTGAGTTTTGGTCTTGAACTTGTCCATCACTTTCAGCAGCTTGCC belongs to Alcanivorax sediminis and includes:
- the recA gene encoding recombinase RecA; protein product: MSDKSKALSAALSQIERQFGKGSVMRMGDRKRERMPSISTGSLGLDIALGIGGLPKGRIVEIYGPESSGKTTLTLSVIAQAQKKGATCAFVDAEHALDPDYAEKLGVNVDDLIVSQPDTGEQALEITDMLVRSGAVDVVIVDSVAALVPKAEIEGEMGDAHVGLQARLMSQALRKITGNVKNANTLVVFINQIRMKIGVMFGNPETTTGGNALKFYSSVRLDIRRIGAVKQGDEVTGNETRVKVVKNKVSPPFRQAEFQILYGQGINQLGEVLDLGVQQGLVDKSGAWYAYKGDKIGQGKQNACDYLRENPAIAEEIETEIRARLLPDPNAEAPLEEEVSAGDE
- a CDS encoding regulatory protein RecX, giving the protein MSEPLSESELRQRAVSLLARRDHARRELETKLRSKVGDHPALAAVIEWCEEHGFIDDRRFAGFFVRSRIERGHGPLRIRQEMQLKGVDRELIERAISEAGDDDGVDWFALARETRARRFRSLPQDQKEKARQLRFLQSRGFDAEQSFAALDIPEEE
- a CDS encoding M48 family metalloprotease, which translates into the protein MKLLPRALLLLCCLAGNPVSANDDLPVLGDPTSALMSADQEYRLGRAWLRQLRGQTSIMSDPLIQEYVESLVYKLASFSDLKEPELDIVVINSREINAFAVPGGVIGLNAGLFLNAEDESEVGGVVAHEIAHVSQRHFARRYLDAKKVNTAVLAAMLASLAVAIAGEGEAGMAGMAATQAGAIQAQLAYSRQNEREADRVGMQTLASAGMDPDAMPRFFERMLNEQQFAGDPLEFLLTHPVTESRIADSRARARNLPSPPMSISPHYLLVQARLRAAFIQGDDQAIAYFERYRNERSALALQAARYGLALSHLRANQYDLARSLMEQLADQYPDELWFRLGLVEVAVDEENYPRAIEEAKRVLKVSPDDYAASILLSKAYLRSKQPAMALPVLSPLLNKRPSDPHIWDLVADAYGNSGDRVRALHARAETHFLRGNSGKALQQMEYALKGAEDDFALYSKLSGRMKDMQRLSEEEF
- a CDS encoding sulfurtransferase TusA family protein yields the protein MTDPLIDLQIDASDLQCPMPLLKTRQALRHLNPGQVLEVIATDASSAQDIPAYLRQSCHQLVRCDEQPGRWCFLIRRGERES
- a CDS encoding AI-2E family transporter — protein: MVRILRHWMDQYFSDEEAVYLLVVLLTVGLVIAFLGGMLAPVLAAMVIAYLMQGLVAALERRGMGRMLAVGSVFTLFLGVLIATLVVLLPMVWRQTVLLVRDQLPYFLKSGEAWLRELPSRYPEIVSIEQVDSIVAVIQREVAVVGQGVLTLSLSSIPSLVEVMVFLVLLPLLVFFFLKDKDAIVGWLMRFLPDRRRVLSHVWQEMDGQIANYVRGKAAEIVLVGSVTFVAFMLFGLNYAVLLSVLVGLSVVVPYIGATVVTLPVAAVAYVQFGWSGDFALVMVVYGVIQFIDGNILVPLLFSEAVNLHPVAIITAILLFGGLWGLWGVFFAIPLATLIKAVINAWPGQGDYSVEVSEESVEP